From Deltaproteobacteria bacterium HGW-Deltaproteobacteria-4, one genomic window encodes:
- a CDS encoding biotin--[acetyl-CoA-carboxylase] ligase — translation MSAESHAEILRLLKETAGGYLSSARLSAQLGISRAAIWKQIGVLREQGYAINALPSKGYRLAAGPDRLFSEEIQDGLKAAIIGSEIVYFAETDSTNHRAALLAEGGARDGTVIVAEAQSAGKGRLGRRWISPAGVNLYLSIILRPAIAPRSAPLLTFLSSLATARTIELETGLRPTVKWPNDVLLGGCKVAGLLNEMNAETERVNYVILGIGVNLNMTQEQFPDDLRYPATSLALALQHPVDRVRFCRRLLSEIDILYRDYPTGQEAILSGWLTYFDLLDKKVTIEEPSRSIVGIITGIAADGALLLSLENGDNERILAGDVRPLP, via the coding sequence ATGAGTGCTGAGAGTCATGCTGAAATTTTGCGTTTGCTCAAGGAAACGGCCGGCGGCTATCTGTCGAGCGCCCGTTTGAGCGCGCAACTCGGCATCTCCCGGGCGGCAATCTGGAAACAGATCGGCGTGCTGCGCGAGCAGGGCTACGCCATAAACGCTCTCCCCTCCAAAGGCTATCGTCTTGCTGCCGGACCTGACCGGCTCTTCAGTGAAGAGATTCAGGACGGGCTGAAGGCAGCCATTATCGGCAGCGAGATCGTCTATTTTGCTGAAACCGATTCGACCAATCACCGCGCCGCCCTCCTCGCCGAAGGGGGGGCTAGGGACGGGACCGTGATTGTCGCTGAAGCGCAGAGTGCTGGTAAAGGACGCCTTGGCCGGCGCTGGATCTCGCCAGCCGGAGTCAATCTTTATCTGTCGATCATTTTACGCCCGGCGATTGCGCCGCGATCAGCGCCGCTCTTGACCTTCCTTTCCTCTTTGGCGACGGCCCGAACGATCGAACTGGAGACTGGTCTGCGTCCGACGGTAAAGTGGCCGAACGATGTCCTGTTGGGCGGCTGCAAGGTGGCGGGTCTGCTCAACGAAATGAATGCCGAGACCGAACGGGTCAATTATGTCATCCTTGGTATCGGTGTTAATCTCAATATGACACAGGAACAGTTTCCGGATGATCTCCGTTATCCGGCGACCTCGCTGGCATTGGCACTGCAGCATCCGGTCGATCGCGTCCGCTTCTGTCGCCGTCTCCTCAGTGAAATCGATATTCTTTATCGCGATTATCCAACCGGGCAGGAAGCGATACTTAGCGGTTGGCTGACCTACTTCGATCTGCTCGACAAAAAGGTCACGATCGAGGAGCCGTCACGCAGCATTGTCGGCATCATCACCGGTATTGCTGCCGACGGCGCTCTGCTTCTTTCTCTGGAAAACGGCGATAACGAACGAATTCTCGCCGGTGATGTGCGTCCGCTGCCTTGA
- a CDS encoding pantothenate kinase yields MLLVIDVGNTNIVLGIYAGTTLQRSWRITTDKQRTVDEYAVLVRDLFEMAEIGFADVKDVAISCVVPPLLATLEGLCADYFKLKALVVGPGIKTGMPILYDNPREVGADRIVNAVAAYDKHRCSLIVIDFGTATTFDFITARGEYLGGAIAPGIGISAEALFEKATKLPRVEFVAPPAVIARNTVNSIQAGLIYGYAGLVDGIVSRMQQESKEEALVVATGGLAPLIAPISRTIAQVDADLTLEGLFLIHQRNAGVL; encoded by the coding sequence ATGCTTTTGGTTATCGATGTCGGCAATACCAATATCGTCCTGGGAATTTATGCCGGGACAACGCTGCAGCGGAGTTGGCGGATTACCACCGACAAGCAACGCACGGTTGATGAATACGCCGTGCTCGTTCGCGATCTCTTCGAAATGGCCGAAATCGGCTTTGCTGACGTCAAGGATGTGGCGATCTCTTGTGTTGTCCCGCCGCTGCTGGCGACCCTGGAAGGGCTCTGCGCCGATTATTTCAAGTTAAAAGCGTTGGTGGTCGGACCGGGGATCAAAACCGGTATGCCGATCCTTTACGATAACCCGCGTGAAGTCGGCGCCGACCGGATTGTCAATGCCGTGGCGGCTTACGATAAGCATCGCTGTAGCTTGATTGTTATCGATTTCGGCACAGCCACGACATTTGATTTCATTACGGCACGGGGGGAATATCTCGGCGGCGCAATTGCTCCCGGGATTGGCATCTCCGCCGAAGCTCTCTTTGAGAAGGCGACTAAATTGCCGCGGGTCGAATTTGTCGCTCCTCCGGCCGTGATTGCCCGCAACACCGTCAACAGTATTCAGGCCGGCTTGATCTACGGCTATGCCGGTCTGGTCGACGGCATTGTCAGTCGCATGCAGCAGGAAAGTAAAGAAGAGGCGCTGGTCGTTGCCACCGGCGGCCTGGCGCCGCTGATCGCCCCGATTTCCCGGACGATCGCTCAGGTCGATGCGGATCTGACCCTAGAGGGATTGTTTCTTATTCATCAGCGGAACGCTGGAGTTTTATGA
- a CDS encoding DNA mismatch repair protein MutS: MTCLDEEIPEVIELPIDGCLDLHAFAPKDCKTLIPDYLALCAERGIFEVRIIHGKGHGILQRSVHAILTRLPFVAHFCLADGSGGGWGATMVTLYREK; encoded by the coding sequence ATGACTTGTCTCGATGAAGAGATCCCGGAAGTGATCGAACTGCCGATCGATGGCTGTCTAGATCTCCATGCTTTTGCGCCAAAAGATTGCAAGACTTTGATCCCGGATTATCTCGCTCTCTGCGCTGAGCGTGGCATCTTTGAGGTGCGCATTATTCACGGAAAAGGGCACGGTATCCTGCAGCGTTCGGTGCATGCCATTCTGACGCGTCTGCCGTTTGTGGCGCATTTTTGTCTCGCCGATGGCAGTGGTGGCGGATGGGGCGCAACGATGGTGACCTTATATCGAGAAAAATGA
- a CDS encoding chemotaxis protein MotB, whose product MKHLRSLTILSLISLLAAGCVSTSTHKKSVDEAAALSANLSALTAEHGKLQDQTALCSKDLANSERRWAETQKQLDEKQIALERAQADIVRIEKVLSDRNQEAGKTMTQMRQEIDRLTTEIHKVKEERAQLIAERDRLTLEKENREKELRAAQDTYGELIDKMRSEISRGEVTISELQGKLTVNLVEKILFDSGSADIKSGGKEVLSKVGTILNEVEDKEIRVEGYSDNLPISPRLKSIYPSNWELSAARAISVVEFLRNTLNIPGERLSASGFAEFRPIADNGTPEGRAQNRRIQIILAPLEAEVVK is encoded by the coding sequence ATGAAACATCTTCGCTCTCTTACCATCCTGAGTCTTATCAGCCTGCTGGCTGCCGGCTGTGTCAGCACCTCCACCCATAAAAAAAGTGTCGATGAGGCTGCAGCCCTCTCCGCAAACCTGTCTGCCCTGACTGCCGAACACGGGAAACTTCAGGATCAAACAGCCCTGTGCAGCAAAGATCTCGCTAACAGCGAACGCCGGTGGGCGGAGACACAAAAGCAACTCGATGAGAAGCAGATCGCTCTTGAACGGGCCCAGGCCGACATTGTCCGCATTGAAAAAGTCCTGTCCGACCGTAATCAGGAAGCAGGTAAAACGATGACGCAGATGCGGCAAGAGATCGACCGCCTCACGACAGAAATTCATAAAGTAAAAGAAGAAAGAGCCCAACTCATAGCGGAACGGGATCGTCTCACCCTGGAAAAGGAGAATCGCGAGAAAGAACTCCGTGCGGCACAGGATACCTATGGTGAATTGATCGACAAGATGCGTTCGGAAATCTCCCGCGGCGAAGTGACGATCTCCGAACTGCAAGGAAAACTCACCGTCAACCTGGTAGAAAAGATCCTCTTCGATTCCGGCAGCGCCGACATCAAGAGCGGCGGCAAAGAGGTCTTGAGCAAGGTCGGCACCATCCTCAACGAGGTCGAGGACAAAGAAATCCGCGTCGAAGGCTACAGTGACAATCTGCCGATCAGTCCCCGTTTGAAGTCGATTTATCCAAGCAACTGGGAACTCTCCGCTGCAAGGGCGATCAGTGTTGTCGAGTTCCTGCGCAATACCCTCAATATCCCCGGAGAACGTCTCTCCGCCAGCGGCTTTGCCGAGTTCCGGCCGATCGCCGACAACGGTACCCCTGAAGGCCGCGCCCAGAACCGGCGTATTCAGATTATTCTCGCCCCTCTTGAGGCTGAGGTGGTGAAGTAG
- a CDS encoding Crp/Fnr family transcriptional regulator produces the protein MDLPKIIRQSPLFAGSTDEDISAILRICKVREYERGEVLFDEGDVAQGFYIVAVGRVKVYKLSPEGKERILHVVQPGGNFAEAAIFADGLYPASAEPLEKSTLIFFPKRDFLDLLAEQGRIAINMIGGLSRFLRLFASQIEELTFRDVPSRLARYLLDLGNEQNGAVELPTSKSAIASRLGTVSETLSRTFRKLSDEGLIRVEGKTIVILDAERLSDLADRFVS, from the coding sequence ATGGATCTGCCCAAAATTATCCGTCAGTCCCCACTGTTTGCCGGTAGCACCGATGAGGATATCTCCGCCATCCTGCGCATCTGCAAGGTCAGGGAATACGAACGTGGCGAAGTTCTCTTTGATGAAGGGGATGTTGCCCAAGGTTTTTACATCGTCGCCGTCGGTCGGGTGAAGGTCTATAAACTCTCTCCGGAAGGTAAGGAACGCATCCTGCACGTCGTGCAACCGGGTGGCAACTTTGCTGAGGCGGCGATCTTTGCTGACGGACTTTACCCGGCGAGTGCCGAACCGCTGGAGAAGTCGACGCTGATCTTCTTTCCCAAGCGCGATTTCCTCGATCTTCTTGCCGAGCAGGGGCGGATCGCCATCAATATGATCGGAGGTTTGTCTCGTTTTCTTCGTCTCTTTGCCAGTCAGATTGAAGAACTCACCTTCCGTGACGTCCCCTCACGTTTGGCCCGTTACCTTCTGGATCTCGGCAATGAGCAAAACGGCGCGGTTGAATTACCGACCTCCAAGTCGGCGATTGCTTCGCGTCTCGGCACGGTGAGCGAAACCCTTTCCCGTACCTTCCGCAAACTGAGCGATGAAGGGTTGATCCGCGTCGAGGGGAAGACCATCGTCATCCTTGATGCCGAACGTCTGAGTGATCTCGCTGATCGTTTTGTCAGTTGA
- a CDS encoding ammonia-forming cytochrome c nitrite reductase subunit c552 encodes MMRNRMWTLSLAAVVLLGSGLPGLSQAKDVNKNDCFSCHAEVEKLYSGSTHGKLACETCHSGLADHLKDDAVKPVTSLELSTCGKCHKDQYESFYRVNWDAQARKEKGDPTGRSPMQDKLIAPHGFTKEHNEPRSHAFMVVDQLSVDRFAAGRYQFKDSFGYTRPGRTWDVLTDTGKTYPKEVSAAAGNPVCLQCKTNDLTLTWKHMGDKDPKAKWDRTSDVNELIKDVNNPVGCIGCHDPHAAKPRIVRDALIEGVERDGARPYDADKGKGLVEIISFRDDFRKIGLVSKKNSNLLCGQCHVEYNCNGGFEPESGDKVTMADRRANHFPMKNALDLLAHYDKIKFRDFKHAVTGARLVKLQHPEMETYWGSVHDLAGVGCSDCHMPKEKNKVGKTFSSHQVVRPKHHVKESCLGCHPKSSVEEKLYQIQAVQNYTRGKMREAEAAIGQLIDTYAKAKEKGVKEEVLAQARQQHEIAHVLWEWWTAENSDGWHNPKLAQTSLFDAIIAAKKGTDLLTAAMAPPVPAAK; translated from the coding sequence ATGATGCGCAACAGGATGTGGACGCTGTCGTTAGCAGCGGTCGTACTGCTTGGAAGTGGGTTGCCAGGGCTATCGCAAGCCAAGGACGTTAACAAAAATGATTGTTTCTCCTGTCATGCAGAGGTGGAAAAGCTTTATAGCGGCTCGACCCACGGCAAGCTCGCCTGCGAGACCTGTCATTCCGGCCTCGCCGATCATCTTAAAGATGACGCGGTCAAACCGGTGACCAGTCTCGAACTCTCCACCTGCGGCAAGTGTCATAAAGATCAGTACGAAAGTTTTTATCGCGTCAACTGGGATGCGCAGGCGCGTAAAGAAAAGGGGGATCCGACAGGCCGTTCGCCGATGCAGGATAAACTCATTGCCCCGCACGGCTTTACCAAAGAGCATAACGAGCCGCGCAGTCATGCATTCATGGTCGTCGACCAGCTTTCTGTTGATCGTTTCGCTGCCGGCCGCTACCAATTTAAGGATTCCTTCGGCTACACCCGCCCCGGCCGGACCTGGGATGTTCTCACCGATACCGGCAAAACCTATCCGAAAGAAGTCTCCGCTGCCGCCGGTAATCCGGTCTGTCTGCAATGCAAGACCAACGATTTGACCCTGACCTGGAAACATATGGGAGATAAAGATCCCAAAGCGAAATGGGATCGCACCTCGGACGTCAATGAATTGATCAAAGATGTCAACAATCCGGTCGGTTGTATCGGCTGTCATGATCCGCATGCCGCCAAGCCGCGTATTGTTCGCGATGCCCTCATCGAAGGTGTTGAGCGGGACGGTGCCCGGCCTTATGATGCTGATAAAGGCAAAGGTCTAGTTGAAATCATCTCATTCCGTGACGATTTCCGCAAGATCGGTCTGGTGTCAAAGAAAAATTCGAACCTGCTCTGCGGCCAGTGTCACGTGGAATATAACTGTAACGGCGGCTTTGAGCCCGAGAGTGGCGATAAGGTGACGATGGCCGATCGCCGCGCCAATCACTTCCCGATGAAGAATGCTCTGGATCTCCTTGCTCATTATGACAAGATCAAATTTCGTGATTTCAAACATGCCGTCACCGGGGCGCGTCTGGTTAAACTCCAACATCCCGAGATGGAGACCTACTGGGGGAGCGTGCACGATCTCGCCGGGGTCGGTTGTTCGGATTGTCACATGCCGAAAGAGAAGAACAAGGTTGGCAAGACCTTCAGTAGCCATCAGGTCGTCCGTCCTAAGCACCACGTCAAGGAGAGCTGCCTCGGTTGTCACCCGAAATCGAGTGTCGAAGAGAAGCTCTATCAGATCCAGGCGGTACAGAACTACACCCGCGGAAAAATGCGTGAAGCGGAAGCGGCCATCGGTCAATTGATCGATACCTATGCTAAAGCCAAGGAAAAAGGTGTCAAAGAAGAAGTTCTTGCCCAGGCGCGGCAGCAACATGAAATTGCGCATGTTCTTTGGGAGTGGTGGACGGCTGAAAACAGCGACGGCTGGCACAATCCCAAGTTGGCCCAGACCAGTCTCTTCGATGCGATCATTGCCGCGAAGAAAGGGACGGATCTTTTGACAGCGGCGATGGCACCACCGGTACCTGCCGCCAAGTAG
- a CDS encoding RNA helicase gives MDFTSFNLHPKVAAGVTAAGYDTPTPIQKQAIPKVMAGSDVMGLAQTGTGKTAAFALPILHRLVNSGNRGHVRALIVAPTRELAEQIHESFVSLGEKTGLHSTTVYGGVSINPQIQKLKKGSEIVVACPGRLLDHIQQKTIDLSRLEVLVLDEADQMFDMGFLPAIRKLLTHLPKERQTLLFSATMPIEIHRLASEVLKNPQTVQVDTVAPAATVSHALYPVEPHLKTALVIELLKHTDTESVLIFTRTKHRAKRLDEQLSKLGYKAASLQGNLSQNRRQAALDGFRDGTVQILVATDIAARGIDVSKISHVINYDIPSTTDAYIHRIGRTGRAARSGDAFTLVAREDMIMVRSIERVLGSPIERRMVEGFDYNVAAPKKDVEFARPPRPPQQRRKTADGAPRSAAKPPAQASKPPVAHEKVAPTGNQPPKHRNNRSQRGH, from the coding sequence ATGGATTTCACCAGCTTCAATCTTCACCCCAAAGTCGCCGCCGGGGTCACCGCCGCCGGTTACGACACCCCTACCCCCATCCAGAAACAGGCCATTCCCAAAGTCATGGCCGGCAGTGACGTCATGGGCCTCGCCCAGACCGGCACCGGCAAGACCGCGGCCTTTGCCCTGCCGATCCTCCACCGTTTGGTCAACAGCGGCAACCGCGGGCATGTCCGCGCCCTGATCGTCGCCCCGACCCGCGAGCTCGCCGAACAGATTCACGAATCGTTCGTCTCTCTCGGCGAGAAGACCGGCTTGCACAGCACCACAGTCTACGGCGGGGTCAGCATCAATCCGCAGATCCAGAAGCTGAAGAAAGGGAGCGAGATCGTCGTCGCCTGCCCGGGTCGTCTCCTCGATCATATCCAGCAGAAGACCATCGATCTTTCCCGTCTTGAAGTCCTGGTCCTAGACGAGGCCGACCAGATGTTCGACATGGGTTTCCTGCCGGCGATCCGCAAGCTCCTCACCCATCTCCCCAAAGAACGCCAGACCCTTCTCTTCTCGGCGACGATGCCGATCGAGATCCACCGTCTCGCCAGCGAAGTGCTGAAGAACCCGCAGACGGTGCAGGTCGATACCGTCGCACCGGCAGCGACCGTGAGTCACGCCCTTTACCCGGTCGAACCTCACCTGAAGACGGCGCTGGTCATCGAGCTATTAAAACATACTGACACCGAATCGGTCCTGATCTTCACCCGCACCAAACATCGCGCCAAGCGTCTGGACGAGCAGCTCAGCAAACTCGGCTACAAGGCTGCCTCGTTGCAGGGGAACCTGTCCCAGAACCGCCGCCAGGCGGCTCTCGACGGCTTTCGCGACGGCACGGTACAGATTCTCGTGGCAACCGATATTGCCGCCCGCGGCATCGACGTCTCAAAGATTTCGCACGTCATCAACTACGATATTCCGTCCACGACTGACGCCTATATCCACCGCATCGGCCGCACCGGCCGCGCCGCCCGCAGTGGTGATGCCTTCACCCTGGTGGCGCGGGAAGACATGATCATGGTCCGTTCCATCGAACGGGTCCTCGGCAGTCCCATTGAACGCCGGATGGTCGAAGGTTTCGATTACAACGTCGCCGCCCCGAAGAAAGATGTCGAGTTCGCCCGGCCGCCGCGCCCGCCGCAACAGCGCCGCAAAACTGCGGATGGTGCCCCCCGGAGTGCAGCGAAACCGCCGGCCCAGGCTTCAAAACCGCCAGTGGCCCACGAAAAGGTTGCACCGACCGGCAACCAACCGCCCAAACACCGCAACAATCGCTCGCAGCGCGGGCACTGA
- the fusA gene encoding elongation factor G, translating into MGKYTTAKIRNLGIVGQGGAGKTSLTEAILFNTGMNDRLGKVDEGTSVMDFEPEEIKRGITISSSLNHCEWKDHSLHIVDTPGYTNFLHDTRNCLRILGGAVLVVSAVDGVKAQSTKIWEWSNEFEVPRIVFINKMDRERAHFLKTVDEVEKTLKTRAVAVSMPVGKQDEFRGIIDLVTMKARFFKFDEKGSYDETDIPPEHLEQAERLRTLLVEAAAEADDVLMEKYLESGELSQEEILLGLREGTLTKTFTPVFCGSATANIGVRNLLNFIVNCLPSPLDRGFQYGTNPKTGEVVHRHPDPQDPFSAMVFKTISDPFAGKLTLFRVYSGTLKSDSVVYNPNKEVTERIGQLYELEGKKQRPLAEAEAGDIVAVAKLKETETGDTLCDGAKPILYESPLALKPVISFALATKGKGDEDKIMSSLHKLVEEDPTLHVSRDEETKEMILSGMGQVHVEVAVEKLKRKFGVEVILKEPKVPYRETIKKAVKQHYRHKKQSGGRGQFADVHIELEPLPRGGGYEYVDKVVGGVVPRQYIPAVDKGIQEAMRHGILAGFPVQDFRVSLYDGSHHSVDSSEMAFKIAGSMAFKEALGQAMPILLEPVMRMEITVPDDCIGDVIGDMNSRRGKILGVEPQSGSQVVQVLVPMAEILKYSQDLRSMTSDRGLFSLEFDHYDEVPPHMSAKIIAAVKKGE; encoded by the coding sequence ATGGGCAAGTACACAACAGCAAAGATTCGTAATCTCGGCATTGTCGGGCAGGGCGGGGCAGGGAAGACTTCACTGACAGAAGCAATCCTCTTTAATACCGGGATGAACGATCGTCTCGGCAAAGTGGATGAGGGGACGTCGGTCATGGATTTCGAGCCCGAAGAGATCAAACGCGGTATCACCATCAGCTCCAGCCTTAACCATTGCGAGTGGAAAGATCACTCCCTGCACATCGTCGATACCCCCGGTTATACCAACTTCCTCCATGATACCCGTAACTGTCTGCGCATCCTCGGCGGCGCTGTCCTGGTCGTCTCGGCGGTCGACGGGGTCAAGGCACAGTCGACGAAGATCTGGGAATGGTCTAATGAGTTCGAGGTGCCGCGCATCGTCTTTATCAACAAGATGGACCGCGAGCGCGCCCACTTCCTCAAGACGGTCGACGAAGTCGAAAAGACCCTGAAGACCCGGGCGGTGGCGGTGAGTATGCCGGTCGGCAAACAGGATGAATTTCGCGGGATCATCGATCTGGTGACGATGAAAGCCCGTTTCTTCAAATTTGATGAAAAGGGGAGTTACGACGAAACCGACATCCCTCCCGAGCATCTTGAGCAGGCCGAGCGGTTACGCACCCTTCTCGTCGAAGCCGCGGCTGAGGCCGATGATGTCCTGATGGAGAAGTACCTGGAGAGTGGTGAGCTGAGCCAAGAGGAAATTCTCCTCGGACTGCGGGAAGGGACGCTGACCAAAACCTTTACCCCGGTCTTCTGCGGCAGCGCCACCGCCAATATCGGTGTGCGCAATCTCCTCAACTTTATCGTTAACTGTCTACCCTCACCGCTGGACCGCGGATTTCAGTATGGGACGAATCCGAAGACTGGTGAGGTCGTGCACCGCCATCCGGATCCGCAGGATCCCTTCTCAGCCATGGTCTTCAAGACGATCAGCGATCCCTTTGCCGGCAAACTGACCCTCTTCCGCGTCTACTCCGGGACACTGAAGAGCGATTCGGTCGTCTATAATCCTAACAAGGAGGTGACGGAACGGATCGGTCAGCTTTATGAGCTGGAAGGGAAGAAGCAGCGTCCTCTCGCCGAGGCCGAGGCTGGTGATATAGTCGCCGTCGCTAAACTCAAAGAGACCGAGACCGGCGATACCCTCTGTGACGGCGCCAAGCCGATCCTTTATGAAAGTCCGCTCGCCTTAAAACCGGTGATTTCCTTTGCCCTTGCTACCAAAGGGAAGGGGGACGAAGACAAGATCATGAGTTCTTTGCACAAGCTGGTAGAAGAAGATCCGACCCTGCATGTCAGTCGCGACGAAGAGACTAAAGAAATGATCCTGTCCGGCATGGGGCAGGTGCATGTCGAGGTGGCGGTAGAGAAGCTCAAGCGCAAGTTCGGGGTAGAAGTTATCCTTAAAGAACCGAAGGTTCCTTATCGGGAAACGATCAAAAAGGCGGTGAAGCAGCACTATCGGCATAAAAAGCAGTCAGGAGGCCGTGGCCAGTTTGCCGATGTTCATATTGAACTCGAGCCGCTGCCGCGGGGGGGCGGTTATGAATATGTTGACAAGGTGGTCGGCGGCGTCGTCCCCCGTCAGTACATTCCTGCGGTCGATAAGGGGATTCAGGAAGCAATGCGGCACGGCATCCTCGCCGGATTTCCTGTCCAGGATTTTCGTGTTTCCCTGTATGATGGCAGCCATCACTCTGTCGATTCGTCGGAGATGGCTTTCAAGATTGCCGGATCGATGGCTTTCAAGGAAGCTTTGGGCCAGGCGATGCCGATCCTGCTTGAACCGGTGATGCGTATGGAGATTACCGTCCCTGATGACTGCATCGGTGATGTGATCGGCGATATGAACTCCCGGCGCGGCAAGATCCTGGGCGTTGAACCCCAGTCGGGGAGCCAGGTGGTGCAGGTGCTGGTGCCAATGGCAGAAATATTGAAATATTCTCAAGATTTACGTTCTATGACATCTGATCGTGGTCTTTTCAGCCTTGAGTTTGACCACTATGACGAAGTTCCACCCCACATGAGCGCCAAGATTATAGCCGCGGTTAAAAAGGGCGAATAA
- a CDS encoding class I SAM-dependent rRNA methyltransferase yields MQKKECKELPKLVVGPETVRMLELGHPWVIADRFTKSWPSFPAGTVATLVTGAGDFVATALLDPHDRIVARILARKSIVLNREWLGKQIDKAVTLRAQHARLEGTSAYRLINGEGDGLPGVTVDRYGDHLLLQLYSEAWRPHLSLLSAELQARLAPAGIYEKTRPRETRELGAQGGRKYSRLLGGRPAPGRSVVQENGLNFLVDLEEGLNTGLFLDQRRNRSDLMERVRGKKVLNLFAYTGAFSVAAAASGATQVSSVDVSAPYLDWAQENFRANRLDPKRHEFLTGDCFAVLANLRKARRTFDIIVTDPPSFSTTSKSRFTTRQGTAEVVAAALPLLAPGGLLVTCSNHQKVDLADYLKELRRGALQAGSELRVIQTLGQPEDFPFPVTFPEGRYLKYVIAVRD; encoded by the coding sequence ATGCAGAAGAAGGAATGTAAAGAACTGCCCAAGCTGGTCGTCGGTCCGGAGACGGTGCGGATGCTCGAACTTGGTCATCCCTGGGTCATTGCCGACCGTTTTACCAAGAGTTGGCCGTCGTTCCCCGCTGGTACGGTCGCAACCTTGGTGACCGGCGCCGGGGATTTTGTTGCGACCGCTCTTCTCGATCCGCACGATCGCATCGTTGCCCGGATTCTGGCGCGGAAGTCGATAGTCCTCAATCGAGAATGGCTGGGGAAGCAGATCGACAAGGCTGTAACTTTGCGGGCGCAGCATGCCCGACTGGAGGGGACCAGTGCTTATCGCCTGATCAATGGTGAAGGAGATGGTTTGCCGGGGGTGACGGTCGATCGTTATGGCGACCACCTTCTCCTCCAGCTTTACAGCGAAGCCTGGCGTCCGCATCTTTCCCTGTTGAGCGCAGAGTTGCAGGCGCGCCTTGCACCCGCAGGGATCTACGAGAAGACCCGCCCGCGGGAAACCCGAGAGCTCGGCGCCCAAGGGGGGAGGAAGTACAGTCGCCTCCTTGGTGGCCGGCCGGCGCCGGGTCGGAGCGTCGTGCAGGAGAATGGCCTGAATTTTCTGGTAGATCTTGAAGAAGGGCTGAATACCGGCCTCTTCCTTGATCAGCGCCGCAACCGATCCGATTTGATGGAGCGGGTGCGGGGTAAGAAGGTGCTCAATCTCTTTGCCTACACCGGTGCATTTTCGGTGGCGGCTGCCGCCTCCGGCGCAACCCAGGTCAGCAGTGTCGACGTCTCTGCCCCTTATCTCGATTGGGCGCAGGAGAACTTTCGCGCCAACCGTCTTGACCCGAAGCGGCATGAGTTTTTAACCGGCGACTGTTTTGCCGTCCTCGCCAATCTACGCAAGGCGCGCCGCACCTTCGATATCATCGTCACCGACCCTCCGAGTTTTTCGACAACGAGCAAGAGTCGCTTCACCACCCGGCAGGGGACCGCCGAGGTAGTGGCGGCAGCTCTCCCTCTTTTGGCGCCGGGCGGGCTGCTGGTTACCTGTTCCAATCATCAGAAGGTAGATCTTGCTGATTATCTCAAGGAGTTGCGGCGCGGAGCGTTGCAGGCGGGGAGCGAGCTGCGGGTGATTCAGACCTTGGGGCAGCCGGAGGATTTTCCTTTTCCGGTGACCTTTCCTGAGGGGCGTTATCTTAAATATGTGATTGCGGTGCGGGATTAA
- the nadC gene encoding nicotinate-nucleotide diphosphorylase (carboxylating): MNEIDRIIDTALAEDIGWGDITTRACIAPGSQSRAELVAKEDFVLAGIDVAAQVFTAVDATVSFEKLREDGRTIRRGEVFAWIKGASASLLQGERVALNLLQRMSGIATLTGLFVEAVDGTRARIVDTRKTTPGLRYLEKYAVRAGGGQNHRYALCDGILIKENHIHAAGGVTAAIQRAKLAAPHTIKVEVETTTIAEVEEALLASADIILLDNMTLDELRQAVKLVAGRALTEASGGVNLKSVRAIAETGVDLISVGALTHSFRAVDISLLFR; encoded by the coding sequence ATGAACGAAATTGATCGAATCATTGATACGGCGCTGGCAGAAGATATCGGCTGGGGTGATATCACCACCAGGGCCTGCATTGCGCCTGGGAGCCAGTCCCGGGCCGAGCTCGTTGCCAAAGAGGATTTTGTCTTGGCCGGTATTGATGTCGCGGCTCAGGTCTTTACCGCTGTCGATGCGACGGTCTCCTTTGAAAAGCTGCGCGAAGATGGTCGGACTATCCGCCGCGGTGAAGTCTTTGCCTGGATCAAGGGGGCGTCGGCTTCTCTGCTGCAGGGGGAGCGGGTCGCCCTGAATCTGTTGCAGCGCATGAGCGGGATCGCGACGCTCACCGGTCTCTTTGTCGAGGCGGTCGACGGCACCAGAGCGCGCATCGTCGATACCCGCAAGACAACGCCGGGGCTGCGTTATCTTGAAAAGTATGCGGTACGGGCCGGCGGTGGGCAAAATCATCGATATGCCCTTTGTGACGGGATCTTGATCAAGGAAAACCATATCCATGCCGCCGGCGGGGTGACGGCGGCGATTCAACGCGCCAAGCTCGCTGCTCCTCACACAATTAAGGTTGAGGTTGAAACGACGACCATTGCCGAAGTCGAAGAGGCCTTGCTCGCCTCAGCCGATATTATCCTCCTTGATAACATGACGCTTGATGAACTGCGGCAGGCGGTCAAGCTTGTGGCCGGCCGGGCGTTAACCGAAGCGTCGGGCGGGGTCAATCTCAAGAGTGTGCGGGCAATTGCCGAGACCGGGGTTGATCTGATTTCGGTCGGCGCCCTGACCCATTCGTTTCGCGCCGTCGATATTTCTTTGCTCTTTCGTTAG